Proteins encoded within one genomic window of Chloroflexota bacterium:
- a CDS encoding tetratricopeptide repeat protein — protein MSTQTFGKYLVTKTLGRGGMAEVYLARDPLLERNVAIKVIHPHLATESDFGERFRREAKLVASLRHAHIVQLYDFDIQNDTPYMVMEFLDSGSLKIRLGTLRAQNTLRVMPLAECARILDAIASALDFAHARGAIHRDVKPANILFTANDDPVLADFGIAKIVGEAAQLSASGAVVGSPAYMSPEQAASKPVDARSDIYALGIVAYEMVTGRVPFQGESPTAVLMQHLNTAPPPPRQFNASVPDAVQAVILQSLAKNPAERFPRAGEFARAFTAALRGQAPEASAGLSSAGTFVEAPATSKDAGTLVEKPGTPEPAASPLSTMDRRVLSGAGRIAQMFAPLIGRDVPDVRQPQDRRSYLATILGIIGILIASLQFIVGFFDLITRPLVPLMSALPYVIIALFVASGALSIFLVARPRDRVIRQRAAMMLGAIILAGGAWGAWTMYDRLTPSGTFVIAIADFDGSQARSTIDFAQRIYRRMSDEAKNAGGAFEIQRTAEMYKSPDEARARAAERKASLVIWGRYDDAGVSTDVVQLQTATLTRESLSVPVVLQAAGLGGLALPELPKVGQVTRAVRVPETLVSFDLFGKNVPQQIDLIAMSGLGLAYYLNGDNDNAIALFDKSLAQGAASGEGSSGLETIRFHRAAVLFRQNRMADAATELEQTVKAKPDFFEAQYNLAIAYTETCNPARYDLALDKANTAARLRPSSAAAQRLLADLYNQVGKTDLALRALEGALKLAPNDATTYEMLASIQAALGQDAAAQSSRQKAIALREQAKQQATASVTALLALGDAYLSSGDADKAMAEFQQAEKIAPNDARVFRALASAYYNKKDLAAAEREYKRWVAAVPKGANARVLLGLLYSEQGNAPAAIEELQQAVQLAPCSTTAYRTLGSLYFNQNDMPKAIAAYQQAVKFNAQDADLLYVLGALQYDQKQYADAEKNLQAALALRPNFASARFALSAVYQEQQQYQKAVTEREQLVKLAPNEAYYHAALGFAYEKVARWDDAIAAYQKSLALQEDPNNRVYLGMVYNRLGKYDAAAVEFQKALAANPSDALASGGMAQARFGVASNELRRCNLNAALQAANAAVTLAPGEALYKDLLAALFEAQGRGDNAAKLYGELRALPASNALAHLFAGEFLLRSGKADDAAREFQALLATPNLPPLVASWTRYDLGDALYAQDKLADAEREYKLALIALPANALAQARVGDLALRRGDAANALAEYDRGIAALPAWTQQVGIESAAFVETGLHVRRALALTRLNRRAEATSAFDAAQTVAQKIVTSFPQWSRARFNLAFVFLARGDKAKADPEFAAAITCDQSLGAARALLEAELNKLK, from the coding sequence ATGTCCACCCAAACCTTCGGCAAATATCTCGTCACGAAAACGCTGGGACGCGGCGGAATGGCGGAGGTATATCTCGCGCGCGATCCGCTGCTCGAACGCAACGTCGCGATCAAAGTGATTCATCCGCATCTTGCGACCGAATCCGATTTCGGCGAGCGCTTTCGGCGCGAAGCGAAACTCGTCGCGTCGCTCCGTCACGCGCACATCGTGCAGTTGTATGATTTCGATATTCAAAACGACACACCGTACATGGTGATGGAATTTTTGGATTCGGGCAGTCTCAAGATTCGGCTCGGCACGTTGCGCGCGCAAAACACGCTTCGCGTGATGCCGCTCGCCGAATGTGCGCGCATTCTCGACGCGATTGCAAGCGCGCTCGATTTCGCGCACGCGCGCGGCGCGATTCATCGCGATGTGAAACCGGCAAACATTCTTTTCACCGCGAACGACGACCCCGTGCTCGCCGATTTTGGCATCGCGAAAATCGTCGGCGAAGCCGCGCAGTTGAGCGCGAGCGGCGCGGTTGTCGGCTCGCCGGCGTACATGTCGCCGGAGCAAGCCGCAAGCAAACCGGTGGACGCGCGCAGCGATATTTACGCGCTCGGCATCGTCGCGTACGAAATGGTCACCGGGCGCGTGCCGTTCCAGGGCGAATCGCCGACGGCGGTGTTGATGCAACACCTCAACACCGCGCCGCCGCCGCCGCGCCAATTCAACGCGAGTGTGCCCGATGCAGTGCAAGCGGTGATTCTCCAGTCGCTCGCGAAAAATCCGGCGGAACGATTTCCACGCGCGGGCGAGTTCGCGCGCGCGTTCACGGCGGCATTGCGCGGTCAAGCGCCCGAAGCATCCGCCGGGTTATCGTCCGCCGGCACATTCGTCGAAGCGCCCGCCACGTCGAAAGACGCGGGTACGCTCGTCGAAAAACCTGGGACGCCGGAACCGGCGGCGAGTCCGCTTTCGACGATGGATCGGCGCGTCTTGTCCGGCGCGGGCAGAATCGCGCAAATGTTTGCGCCGCTCATCGGGCGCGATGTGCCGGATGTGCGCCAGCCGCAAGACCGGCGTAGTTACCTCGCGACGATCCTGGGCATCATCGGCATTCTCATCGCGAGTCTGCAATTCATCGTCGGTTTTTTCGATTTGATCACGCGCCCGCTGGTGCCGTTGATGTCCGCGTTGCCGTACGTGATTATCGCATTATTCGTCGCGAGCGGCGCGCTTTCGATTTTTCTCGTCGCGCGTCCGCGTGATCGCGTGATTCGTCAACGCGCGGCGATGATGCTCGGCGCGATTATTCTCGCGGGCGGCGCGTGGGGCGCGTGGACGATGTACGATCGGCTCACGCCGTCGGGCACGTTCGTCATCGCGATTGCGGATTTCGACGGCTCGCAAGCGCGGAGCACGATTGATTTCGCGCAACGCATTTATCGGCGCATGAGCGACGAAGCGAAAAACGCCGGCGGCGCGTTCGAAATTCAACGTACGGCGGAGATGTACAAATCGCCGGACGAAGCGCGCGCGCGCGCGGCGGAGCGCAAAGCGTCGCTCGTGATCTGGGGACGGTACGATGACGCGGGTGTGAGCACGGATGTGGTGCAATTGCAAACGGCGACGCTCACGCGCGAATCGTTGAGCGTGCCAGTCGTGTTGCAAGCCGCCGGACTCGGCGGACTCGCGTTGCCGGAGTTGCCGAAGGTGGGGCAAGTCACGCGCGCGGTGCGCGTGCCGGAAACGCTCGTGAGTTTCGATCTGTTCGGCAAAAATGTCCCGCAACAAATTGATTTGATCGCCATGTCCGGGCTGGGTCTCGCGTACTATCTGAACGGCGACAACGACAATGCGATCGCGCTGTTCGACAAGTCGCTCGCGCAAGGCGCGGCAAGCGGCGAAGGTTCGTCCGGGCTGGAGACAATTCGCTTTCATCGCGCGGCGGTGCTGTTCCGGCAAAATCGGATGGCGGACGCGGCGACCGAGTTGGAGCAAACGGTCAAGGCGAAACCGGATTTCTTCGAGGCGCAGTACAATCTCGCGATTGCGTACACCGAAACGTGCAACCCCGCGCGTTACGACCTCGCGCTCGACAAGGCGAACACGGCGGCGCGTCTGCGCCCGAGCAGCGCGGCGGCGCAACGTTTGCTCGCCGATCTGTATAACCAGGTTGGCAAGACCGATCTCGCGCTACGCGCGTTGGAGGGCGCGCTAAAACTTGCGCCGAACGACGCGACGACGTACGAAATGCTCGCCTCCATTCAAGCCGCGCTGGGTCAGGACGCGGCGGCGCAAAGTTCGCGCCAAAAAGCGATCGCGTTGCGCGAACAAGCCAAGCAACAAGCGACCGCGTCGGTCACCGCGTTGCTCGCGTTGGGCGACGCGTACTTGAGCAGCGGCGACGCGGACAAGGCGATGGCGGAATTTCAGCAAGCCGAAAAAATCGCGCCGAACGACGCGCGCGTGTTTCGCGCGCTGGCGAGTGCGTACTATAACAAAAAAGATCTCGCCGCGGCGGAGCGCGAGTACAAACGCTGGGTCGCCGCCGTTCCGAAAGGCGCGAACGCGCGTGTGTTGCTGGGTCTGCTGTACAGCGAGCAAGGCAACGCGCCGGCGGCAATCGAAGAACTGCAACAAGCGGTGCAGCTCGCGCCGTGCTCGACGACGGCGTACCGCACGCTCGGCAGTTTGTACTTTAACCAAAACGATATGCCCAAAGCGATTGCCGCGTACCAACAAGCCGTGAAATTCAACGCGCAGGATGCGGATTTGTTGTACGTGCTCGGCGCGTTGCAGTACGATCAAAAACAGTACGCCGACGCGGAAAAAAATCTCCAAGCCGCGCTCGCCTTGCGACCGAATTTTGCGTCAGCGCGTTTTGCGTTGAGCGCGGTGTATCAGGAACAACAACAATATCAAAAGGCGGTGACGGAACGCGAACAACTCGTCAAACTCGCGCCGAACGAAGCGTACTATCACGCCGCGCTCGGATTTGCATACGAAAAGGTCGCGCGCTGGGATGACGCGATTGCCGCGTACCAAAAATCGCTCGCGCTGCAAGAGGATCCGAACAATCGCGTCTATCTGGGCATGGTCTATAATCGGCTGGGCAAGTACGATGCGGCGGCGGTGGAATTTCAAAAAGCGCTCGCCGCGAATCCGAGCGATGCGCTTGCGAGCGGCGGCATGGCGCAAGCGCGCTTTGGCGTCGCGTCGAACGAGCTGCGGCGCTGCAACCTGAATGCGGCGCTGCAAGCCGCGAACGCGGCGGTGACGCTCGCGCCGGGCGAAGCGTTGTACAAGGATTTGCTCGCGGCGTTGTTCGAAGCGCAGGGGCGCGGGGACAACGCGGCAAAACTGTATGGCGAGTTGCGCGCGTTGCCCGCGAGCAATGCGCTGGCGCATTTGTTCGCCGGCGAATTCTTGTTGCGGAGCGGAAAAGCCGATGATGCCGCGCGCGAATTTCAAGCGTTGTTGGCGACGCCGAACTTGCCGCCGCTCGTGGCGTCGTGGACGCGTTATGATTTGGGCGACGCATTGTACGCGCAAGACAAACTGGCGGACGCGGAACGCGAGTACAAACTCGCGCTGATCGCGTTGCCGGCGAACGCGCTCGCGCAAGCGCGCGTGGGCGACCTCGCGTTGCGCCGCGGCGACGCGGCGAATGCGCTCGCGGAGTACGACCGCGGGATCGCCGCCTTGCCGGCGTGGACGCAACAAGTGGGGATTGAATCGGCGGCGTTCGTCGAGACGGGGTTGCATGTGCGGCGCGCGCTCGCGCTGACGCGCTTGAATCGGCGCGCCGAGGCGACGAGCGCGTTCGACGCCGCGCAAACGGTCGCACAAAAGATCGTCACCAGTTTTCCGCAGTGGTCGCGCGCGCGCTTTAATCTCGCGTTCGTGTTCCTCGCGCGCGGCGACAAAGCCAAAGCCGATCCAGAATTTGCCGCCGCGATCACGTGCGATCAATCGCTCGGCGCGGCGCGCGCGTTGTTGGAAGCGGAGTTGAACAAGTTGAAATGA
- a CDS encoding FHA domain-containing protein: MQSYGKLILTQPNGQEKEFALNDADISLGRATINDIALRDPKVSRQHARIECNASGVTVIDLGAANGTRVNGVRVERATLKPGDVIALGDSTLSFDLGAVTDAPEIQAINSDAELDATLAHATMAMTLANKQTPRVAVRAGGRTWEATFAQDALAIGRDASNDIALDDPKSSRKHARIERRGDAFVLRDLKSTNGTWVGAERIEEHALNDGDAIRIGSAQLTFKRGFATQDLTMANAATFIETPGAKGARRPVVIVPGLMGSELYRGTERVWPNARFLFTNPEAFIYSEQNKFEPRGIVQDVVLVPNVIKLEQYSRLGDYLEEELGYERGKNLFEFAYDWRQDVRISARQLAAKIETWGIKPPLILIGHSLGCLVSRYFVEHAGGKKKVERLLLVGGPHYGVPQILPGLLYGEGLLPFGILGERLRTAIISFPSSYQILPTFRCVYDQNDAAIDVLEDERWISEKQRPLLRIAREFRKELGTRSSVPTVSIFGYGLKTTTRVNVQRNAEGMWRDVEFVSGEAGDDTIPDNSTVMENSEIHPVEQHHGSLYVDNDVKIRLKLELTR; encoded by the coding sequence ATGCAATCATACGGTAAACTTATCCTGACGCAACCGAATGGACAGGAAAAAGAATTTGCGTTGAACGACGCGGATATTTCGCTCGGTCGCGCGACGATAAACGACATTGCCTTGCGCGATCCCAAGGTCTCGCGCCAGCACGCGCGGATCGAGTGTAACGCGAGCGGCGTCACGGTGATTGATCTGGGCGCGGCGAACGGCACGCGCGTGAACGGCGTCCGCGTCGAACGCGCGACACTCAAGCCGGGCGATGTGATCGCACTCGGCGACAGCACGTTGAGTTTCGACCTGGGCGCGGTGACCGACGCGCCGGAGATTCAAGCGATCAACTCGGATGCGGAACTCGACGCGACGCTCGCGCACGCGACGATGGCGATGACGCTGGCGAACAAACAAACGCCGCGCGTCGCCGTGCGCGCCGGCGGGCGAACCTGGGAAGCGACGTTCGCACAGGACGCGCTTGCCATCGGGCGCGATGCGAGCAACGACATCGCGCTCGACGATCCCAAATCGTCGCGCAAGCACGCGCGCATCGAACGCCGCGGCGACGCGTTCGTCTTGCGCGACCTGAAGAGCACGAACGGAACCTGGGTCGGTGCGGAACGCATCGAAGAGCACGCGCTCAACGACGGCGACGCGATTCGGATCGGCAGCGCGCAACTCACGTTCAAGCGCGGGTTTGCGACCCAGGATTTGACGATGGCGAATGCGGCAACCTTCATCGAAACGCCCGGCGCAAAAGGCGCGCGGCGTCCGGTCGTCATCGTGCCCGGCTTGATGGGGTCGGAATTGTATCGCGGGACCGAACGCGTGTGGCCCAACGCGCGTTTCTTGTTCACGAATCCCGAAGCGTTCATTTACTCGGAGCAAAACAAGTTCGAACCGCGTGGCATCGTCCAGGATGTCGTGCTCGTGCCGAACGTCATCAAACTCGAACAATACAGCCGGCTCGGCGATTATCTCGAAGAAGAACTGGGTTACGAACGCGGCAAGAATCTGTTCGAGTTCGCATACGATTGGCGGCAGGATGTGCGAATTTCGGCGCGGCAGCTCGCGGCGAAGATCGAAACCTGGGGCATCAAGCCGCCGCTCATTTTGATCGGGCATAGTCTGGGTTGTTTGGTGAGCCGCTATTTTGTCGAACACGCCGGCGGCAAGAAAAAAGTGGAACGCTTGTTGCTCGTCGGCGGACCGCACTATGGCGTGCCGCAAATTTTGCCGGGCTTACTGTACGGCGAAGGTCTGCTCCCCTTTGGCATTCTCGGCGAACGTCTCCGAACGGCGATTATCAGTTTTCCTTCCTCGTACCAAATTCTGCCGACCTTTCGTTGTGTCTACGATCAAAACGACGCGGCGATTGACGTGCTCGAAGACGAACGTTGGATTTCCGAAAAGCAACGTCCGCTCCTGCGCATCGCGCGCGAGTTTCGCAAAGAGCTGGGCACGCGGTCGAGCGTGCCGACCGTTTCGATTTTCGGTTACGGACTCAAGACGACGACGCGTGTGAATGTGCAACGCAACGCGGAAGGCATGTGGCGCGATGTCGAGTTCGTCAGCGGCGAAGCCGGCGATGACACGATTCCCGACAACAGCACCGTGATGGAAAATTCAGAAATTCATCCGGTCGAGCAACATCACGGATCGTTGTATGTGGACAACGACGTCAAGATTCGATTGAAGTTGGAATTGACTAGATAA
- a CDS encoding S9 family peptidase, translating to MKFVKPIVLITLFLALTACASVSVPRTASLATPTVAAAVLPTATRAPSPTVIPTAPPLPTTAPPALIPRRALFALVDKTSVSFSRDGTKISYLAPFNNALNVWVAPVDKPNDAKPVTSTNRGTRTYLWAYTNNHVLYLQDLDGDENYQIYAADLTTGSVRTLTPRGTRASIHRASAKFPREILISLNERDAKRFDLYRANIETGDRALVLQNNEGFDSFTSDDDFVVRFATKVTSEGGREIFRRTDKGTWESFTKIGLEDESSTYLVSIYRDGKAAYMVDSRGRNTGALTSIDLATGAPTVLAQDVRADISGFIFHPTTREMQAVAFTYDKKKWFVLDSAIQPDLDYLDSVAAGEMDVVSRTLDDKRWVIAYSPDDGPTRYYLYDRAAKKATFLFSNRPALENLPLAKMHATVVKSRDGLDLVSYFTLPLESNADGALRPLTPLPMILLVHGGPWSRDAWGYNLLHQWLANRGYVVLSVNFRGSDGFGKSFLNAGNLEWAGKMHDDLIDSVEWAVREGIADPKKICIMGGSYGGYATLVGLTFTPDVFACGASSVGPSSLVTLMQNPPPYWSTSADVRKKRVGDHTTEEGRAFLLSRSPLTFVEQIKKPLLIQQGGNDPRVKQSEADQIVKAMQAKTIPATYLLYPNEGHGFQSVTNSRAYYAVVEQFLASILGGRAEPLGDDLKFSSITVPVGFDLIPGLREALGKK from the coding sequence ATGAAGTTTGTGAAACCCATCGTATTGATTACGCTATTCCTCGCGCTGACCGCGTGCGCGTCAGTCTCCGTGCCGCGCACTGCGTCGCTCGCCACGCCGACAGTCGCCGCCGCCGTGCTGCCGACTGCGACGCGCGCGCCGTCGCCAACCGTCATCCCGACCGCGCCGCCGTTGCCGACGACCGCGCCGCCCGCGCTGATTCCACGGCGCGCGTTGTTCGCGCTCGTGGACAAGACGAGCGTGTCGTTCAGCCGCGATGGGACCAAGATCAGTTACCTCGCGCCATTCAACAACGCGCTCAATGTCTGGGTCGCGCCGGTGGACAAGCCGAATGACGCGAAACCGGTCACGAGCACGAATCGCGGCACGCGCACGTATTTGTGGGCGTACACAAATAATCACGTGTTGTATTTACAAGACTTGGACGGCGACGAGAATTATCAAATCTATGCCGCCGATTTGACGACGGGCAGTGTCCGCACGCTCACGCCGCGCGGCACGCGCGCGAGCATCCACCGCGCGAGCGCGAAATTTCCGCGCGAAATTCTCATCTCCTTGAACGAACGCGATGCGAAACGCTTCGACCTCTATCGCGCCAATATCGAAACCGGCGACCGCGCGCTCGTGCTGCAAAACAACGAGGGCTTTGACAGTTTCACGAGCGACGACGATTTCGTCGTGCGCTTTGCGACCAAAGTCACGTCCGAGGGCGGTCGCGAAATTTTTCGTCGCACCGACAAGGGAACCTGGGAAAGTTTTACCAAGATCGGTTTGGAGGATGAGTCCTCGACGTACCTTGTCAGCATTTATCGCGACGGCAAAGCCGCGTACATGGTGGACAGTCGCGGGCGCAACACCGGCGCGTTGACGAGCATTGACCTAGCGACCGGCGCGCCGACCGTGCTCGCGCAAGATGTGCGCGCGGACATTAGCGGATTTATCTTCCACCCGACGACGCGCGAAATGCAAGCGGTCGCGTTTACGTACGACAAGAAAAAATGGTTCGTGCTCGACAGCGCGATTCAACCGGACTTGGATTATCTCGACTCGGTCGCGGCGGGTGAAATGGATGTGGTGAGCCGCACGCTCGACGACAAACGCTGGGTCATCGCGTACTCGCCGGATGACGGACCGACGCGCTATTATCTCTACGACCGCGCCGCGAAAAAAGCGACGTTCCTGTTTTCGAATCGCCCCGCGCTCGAAAATTTGCCGCTCGCCAAGATGCACGCGACGGTCGTCAAATCGCGCGATGGGCTTGACCTCGTTAGTTATTTCACCCTGCCGCTCGAATCGAATGCTGACGGCGCGTTACGACCGCTCACACCCTTGCCGATGATTTTGCTCGTGCATGGTGGACCCTGGTCGCGTGATGCGTGGGGCTACAATCTGCTGCATCAATGGTTGGCGAATCGCGGTTACGTCGTGCTCAGCGTCAACTTTCGTGGCTCGGATGGATTCGGCAAATCGTTTCTGAACGCCGGCAATTTAGAATGGGCGGGCAAGATGCACGACGATTTGATTGACAGTGTCGAGTGGGCGGTACGCGAGGGCATCGCCGACCCGAAAAAAATTTGCATCATGGGCGGCAGTTACGGCGGATATGCAACGCTCGTCGGATTGACGTTTACGCCGGACGTGTTCGCGTGCGGCGCGAGCAGTGTCGGTCCATCGAGTCTCGTCACGTTGATGCAAAACCCGCCGCCGTACTGGTCCACGAGCGCGGACGTACGCAAAAAACGCGTCGGCGATCACACGACCGAAGAAGGGCGCGCGTTTTTGTTGAGCCGTTCGCCGCTTACGTTCGTGGAGCAAATCAAGAAACCCTTGTTGATTCAACAAGGCGGCAACGATCCGCGCGTCAAACAATCCGAAGCCGATCAAATCGTCAAGGCGATGCAAGCGAAGACTATTCCGGCGACGTACCTGTTGTATCCGAACGAAGGACACGGTTTCCAGAGCGTGACGAACAGTCGCGCGTACTATGCGGTCGTCGAACAATTTCTCGCGAGCATTCTCGGCGGACGCGCCGAACCGCTTGGCGACGATTTGAAATTCTCTTCGATCACCGTGCCGGTCGGTTTCGATTTGATTCCTGGCTTGCGCGAGGCGCTGGGGAAAAAGTAA
- a CDS encoding RDD family protein, with protein MTDSTIIERHEIETPENISFGYEIAGLGSRFLASLIDSLIQAALYLALLIGIMAINASDLFKELPMSVQDWLVALVLLVLFLIQFGYFFFFEIILNGQSPGKRALGLRVVKENGYPLSVLDALIRNIVRVIDFFPFAYGVGVIVMFSNSRAKRLGDFAAGTVVVKLKDSIKLSDLEVKRAPVSDSADVPGVARLKEADVEMIESFLQRRAKLRNADALAQTLRQTILTRVDDAETRTLADALAPVEFLSRVVATYRARQ; from the coding sequence ATGACCGATTCCACCATCATCGAACGTCACGAGATCGAAACACCGGAAAACATTTCGTTCGGTTATGAAATTGCCGGACTGGGTTCGCGTTTTCTCGCCAGTCTCATTGATTCGCTGATCCAAGCGGCGCTCTACCTCGCGCTCCTCATCGGCATCATGGCGATCAATGCGAGCGATCTGTTCAAAGAACTGCCGATGAGCGTTCAAGATTGGCTCGTCGCGCTGGTCTTGCTCGTGCTCTTTCTAATCCAGTTCGGGTATTTTTTCTTCTTCGAGATTATACTCAACGGACAGTCGCCGGGCAAACGCGCGTTGGGCTTGCGCGTCGTCAAAGAGAACGGCTATCCGCTTTCCGTGCTCGACGCGCTCATCCGCAACATCGTGCGCGTGATTGACTTTTTTCCGTTCGCGTACGGCGTCGGCGTCATCGTGATGTTTTCCAACAGCCGCGCGAAACGCTTGGGCGATTTCGCCGCGGGTACGGTCGTCGTCAAATTGAAAGACTCGATCAAGTTGAGCGACCTCGAAGTCAAACGCGCGCCAGTGTCCGATTCGGCGGACGTGCCTGGCGTCGCGCGGCTCAAAGAAGCCGACGTGGAAATGATCGAATCATTTTTGCAACGACGCGCGAAACTACGCAACGCGGACGCGCTCGCGCAGACGCTTCGCCAAACCATCTTGACGCGCGTGGACGATGCCGAAACGCGCACGCTCGCCGACGCGTTAGCGCCGGTCGAATTCTTGTCGCGCGTCGTCGCGACCTACCGCGCGCGTCAGTAA
- a CDS encoding stage II sporulation protein M — protein sequence MSPDELVRQRKPDWARLTDLLARAEGGRLATLTETELVTLSRWYRAATSDLALAQRDFPRHNVTVYLNQLVGRAHPLVYCGEPLVLRRVRDFYAREFPQLYRDFAGLVGVAALIFFGLAIVTYLAMLANADHARYVLSPRTIATIRNGTQWWKDLNDANQIGASFVMTNNIGVSFLAFAGGMLLGFGTFLVLVLNGIHLGAVLGLMQVYDHAAPLWEFVIGHGVLELSEITMAGGAGLALAYAVMRPGLLTRRDALVLAAQKAMRLLLGSVPLLIVAGVIEGFLSPSDAPAFIKYAVGIASGVLLYAYLFLGGRQKTAR from the coding sequence ATGTCTCCCGATGAATTGGTCCGACAACGCAAGCCCGACTGGGCACGCCTCACCGATTTGCTCGCACGCGCCGAAGGCGGTCGTCTCGCCACGCTGACGGAAACGGAGCTGGTGACGCTCAGCCGATGGTATCGCGCCGCCACGTCCGACCTCGCGCTCGCGCAACGCGATTTTCCGCGCCACAACGTTACGGTGTATCTCAATCAACTCGTTGGGCGTGCGCATCCGCTCGTGTATTGCGGCGAGCCGCTCGTGTTGCGCCGCGTGCGCGATTTTTACGCGCGTGAGTTTCCGCAATTATACCGCGATTTCGCTGGTTTGGTAGGGGTGGCGGCGTTGATCTTTTTCGGGCTTGCCATCGTCACGTATTTGGCGATGCTGGCGAACGCGGACCATGCGCGCTATGTGCTCTCGCCGCGCACGATCGCGACGATTCGAAATGGGACGCAGTGGTGGAAGGATTTGAACGACGCGAATCAGATCGGCGCGTCGTTCGTGATGACGAACAACATCGGCGTGTCGTTCCTCGCGTTTGCCGGCGGAATGCTCCTGGGATTTGGTACATTCCTCGTCCTCGTGCTCAACGGCATTCATCTCGGCGCGGTGCTGGGGCTGATGCAGGTTTACGATCACGCCGCGCCGCTGTGGGAATTTGTCATCGGGCATGGCGTGCTCGAGTTGAGCGAGATTACGATGGCGGGCGGCGCGGGACTCGCACTCGCGTACGCGGTGATGCGACCTGGGTTGCTCACGCGTCGTGATGCGCTCGTCCTCGCCGCACAAAAAGCAATGCGCTTGCTCTTGGGCAGTGTGCCACTGCTCATCGTCGCGGGAGTGATCGAAGGATTTCTCTCGCCATCGGACGCGCCCGCATTCATCAAGTACGCGGTCGGCATCGCGAGCGGCGTGTTGTTGTACGCGTACCTATTCCTGGGCGGTCGACAAAAAACCGCGCGATGA
- a CDS encoding acyl-CoA/acyl-ACP dehydrogenase: MLDVLLTDAQRQLRDEARAFARNEVPRQLLLDMDADKVRYPREYVQKLAAWNLLGVRFPKEFGGRGLDWAHEVLALEEIGVLGASLACLYSLPTIVGEAINCFGTPEQKRKYLTATLEGKLTTAEALTEPRGGSDFFGATTRAVRDDDVYVLNGQKRFIVGAEGADYFFVYARTGDKPRDLSAFLVERGAGVEVQHVYGLLGTRGGGTGRVYFRNVPVPVENLVGRENGAGEIFNQMMIPERMTSAAGALGLARAAIEIAARYADRRRAFGQKIREYEGVNFKIAESITAIDAARALTHETARAIDAGDEPGRVRRRVSESKKLATETAWQVVNNAMQVLGGIGYTNVYPIERLLRDARLMMIWTGTNEIMNLVIQHEYYKELLGITSTARDVEMDAVNAETEGEKVYE, translated from the coding sequence ATGTTAGACGTTCTTTTGACCGACGCGCAACGCCAACTGCGCGATGAAGCGCGCGCGTTCGCGCGCAACGAGGTGCCGCGCCAACTCTTGCTCGACATGGACGCGGACAAGGTGCGTTATCCGCGCGAGTACGTGCAAAAACTCGCCGCGTGGAACTTGCTCGGCGTGCGTTTTCCGAAAGAATTCGGCGGACGCGGATTGGATTGGGCGCACGAGGTGCTCGCGCTCGAAGAAATCGGCGTGCTCGGCGCGTCGCTCGCGTGTTTGTATTCGCTTCCAACCATTGTCGGCGAAGCGATCAACTGCTTCGGGACGCCGGAACAAAAGCGCAAGTACTTGACCGCGACGCTCGAAGGCAAACTGACCACCGCCGAAGCATTGACCGAGCCGCGCGGCGGTTCCGACTTTTTCGGCGCGACGACGCGCGCGGTACGTGATGATGATGTTTACGTACTCAATGGGCAAAAACGTTTCATCGTTGGCGCGGAAGGCGCGGATTACTTTTTCGTCTACGCGCGCACCGGCGACAAGCCGCGCGACTTGAGCGCGTTCCTCGTCGAGCGCGGCGCGGGCGTCGAGGTGCAACACGTTTACGGATTGCTGGGGACACGCGGCGGCGGCACGGGGCGCGTCTATTTTCGCAATGTGCCAGTGCCGGTGGAAAATCTCGTCGGGCGCGAAAACGGCGCGGGGGAAATTTTCAACCAGATGATGATTCCCGAACGGATGACGAGCGCGGCAGGCGCGCTGGGCTTGGCGCGCGCGGCAATCGAGATCGCGGCGCGGTACGCGGATCGCCGGCGCGCGTTCGGGCAAAAGATTCGCGAGTACGAAGGCGTCAATTTCAAAATCGCAGAAAGCATTACGGCGATTGACGCGGCGCGCGCGCTCACACACGAAACCGCGCGCGCGATTGACGCCGGCGATGAACCAGGACGCGTGCGGCGACGCGTCTCCGAATCGAAAAAACTCGCGACCGAAACCGCGTGGCAGGTGGTGAACAACGCGATGCAAGTGCTGGGCGGCATCGGCTACACCAACGTCTATCCCATCGAGCGACTCTTGCGCGACGCGCGGTTGATGATGATCTGGACGGGGACGAACGAGATTATGAATCTCGTCATCCAGCACGAGTACTACAAGGAACTCTTGGGAATAACGAGCACAGCGCGCGATGTCGAGATGGACGCGGTGAACGCGGAGACCGAAGGCGAGAAGGTGTACGAGTAA
- a CDS encoding DUF433 domain-containing protein, producing the protein MVEHKLIERRDDILGGTTVFAGTRVPAQTLIDYLEGGHSREEFLDDFPTVAREQAIGVRELLKTAVLTQPA; encoded by the coding sequence ATGGTTGAACATAAACTGATTGAACGTCGCGATGATATTTTGGGCGGAACAACCGTGTTCGCGGGAACTCGTGTGCCAGCCCAGACTCTGATTGATTATCTCGAAGGCGGGCACTCACGCGAAGAATTCTTGGACGATTTTCCGACCGTCGCGCGCGAACAAGCGATTGGCGTTCGGGAACTATTGAAGACAGCCGTTTTGACTCAACCGGCATGA